From the genome of Synergistetes bacterium HGW-Synergistetes-1, one region includes:
- a CDS encoding cobalamin-binding protein — protein sequence MNISISRKMVKKMSLIFQDLPEKIISLSKKIYERHFEADPKLADEYDNRQKRMMYNDILYNLGYLDAAVRLGDEKIFTEYSVWLYRLLCHLMKGLSRERIRDQMTGHFSVMKSAVLEDPFFYEREKAAGFIDLAIEATVRDCDEYSESEDFSMTEHFEIKKKYLETLLDNDTKKAMDYISDTLKSGAKLEEIYKILESAMHDVGELWHKNKISVDKEHYITSATQTAMSQFYPLIYSKTEKNGYLLLSSAVGSELHEMGVRMISDLFEYHGWDTIYLGAAVPMGNILNSIEENRPDLIALSVTMPPHLVLCKEIVDSIRELYPKVMIAVGGMAFKSTEKIWEKWNVDVYAEDAQQLLEWAQRAIAEKAAGKRI from the coding sequence ATGAATATCTCGATTTCACGAAAGATGGTGAAAAAGATGTCCCTAATATTCCAGGATCTTCCTGAGAAAATTATCAGCCTTTCAAAAAAAATATATGAGAGGCATTTTGAAGCAGATCCGAAGCTTGCAGACGAGTACGACAACAGGCAGAAGAGAATGATGTACAACGACATCCTCTACAATCTGGGATACCTTGATGCCGCGGTAAGACTAGGGGATGAAAAGATATTCACTGAGTACTCGGTCTGGCTTTACAGGCTACTCTGCCATCTGATGAAAGGCCTCAGCAGGGAGAGGATCCGTGATCAGATGACCGGACACTTCTCCGTTATGAAGTCGGCTGTGCTGGAAGACCCTTTTTTTTATGAAAGGGAAAAGGCCGCAGGGTTCATCGACCTTGCTATAGAGGCCACTGTCAGGGACTGCGATGAGTATTCGGAGTCCGAAGACTTTAGCATGACTGAACACTTCGAGATAAAAAAGAAATACTTGGAAACACTGCTGGACAACGACACAAAGAAAGCGATGGACTATATCAGCGATACTCTGAAATCGGGCGCAAAGCTTGAAGAAATATACAAGATACTTGAAAGCGCAATGCACGACGTAGGCGAACTATGGCACAAAAACAAGATATCCGTGGACAAGGAACACTATATAACCTCAGCAACACAGACAGCCATGTCGCAATTCTATCCTTTAATATATTCGAAAACAGAAAAGAACGGATATCTTCTTCTCTCTTCTGCTGTGGGGAGCGAACTCCACGAGATGGGCGTAAGGATGATATCCGACCTCTTCGAATACCACGGCTGGGACACGATATATCTTGGCGCTGCTGTTCCCATGGGGAATATACTTAACTCAATAGAAGAAAACAGGCCAGACCTGATCGCACTCTCTGTGACCATGCCTCCCCATCTTGTGCTCTGCAAAGAAATAGTCGATTCCATCAGGGAGCTCTACCCGAAGGTTATGATCGCAGTCGGCGGGATGGCTTTCAAATCTACCGAAAAAATATGGGAAAAGTGGAATGTAGACGTATATGCAGAGGATGCCCAACAGCTTCTTGAGTGGGCTCAAAGGGCAATTGCGGAAAAGGCAGCAGGAAAAAGGATTTGA
- a CDS encoding 3-phosphoglycerate dehydrogenase, which yields MNDPGGFYMFDIVVVECEVRELHMLMSEVGNVRFGDPKCNYTDEKELIELIGDADAVVCTARGKFTRNVIASSKNLKIIAKCGSVPNNIDVDAATEYGVAVTYTPGANKVSVAEHALTLMMALLKLMPKSAEIQKTGGWKSESLQASELTGKTVGIIGLGAAGSSLAEMLKPFNVDLLCFDPYADPERIAQAGARAVDMDTLLEQSDVVSLHCQLCDDTRGFIDGEKLKKMKESAFLVNTARGALVDEAALAEALREKRIAGAGIDVYSVEPTSRDNPLFALDNIICTPHLAGWTNECLARETQGTSDSVIQILKGLAPDSLLNPEYVKNIKK from the coding sequence ATGAATGATCCCGGAGGTTTTTATATGTTTGATATCGTTGTTGTTGAGTGTGAAGTCCGTGAACTCCATATGCTCATGAGTGAAGTTGGGAACGTCAGGTTTGGCGATCCTAAATGCAACTACACGGATGAAAAGGAACTTATCGAGTTGATAGGTGATGCTGATGCGGTAGTATGTACAGCCAGAGGCAAGTTCACCAGGAACGTCATTGCTTCCTCGAAAAACCTGAAAATAATCGCAAAGTGCGGCTCTGTTCCGAACAATATAGATGTGGATGCGGCGACAGAGTATGGAGTCGCAGTTACCTACACCCCCGGCGCCAACAAGGTCAGTGTTGCCGAACATGCCCTTACACTGATGATGGCCCTCCTCAAGCTTATGCCGAAGTCGGCGGAGATACAGAAGACCGGCGGATGGAAGAGCGAATCCCTTCAGGCGTCAGAGCTCACCGGAAAGACCGTGGGCATAATAGGTCTCGGAGCTGCCGGCTCAAGCCTTGCAGAAATGCTTAAGCCCTTCAATGTCGACCTTCTCTGCTTTGACCCCTATGCTGACCCGGAGAGGATCGCACAGGCAGGAGCAAGGGCTGTCGATATGGATACCCTTCTTGAGCAGAGCGATGTTGTTTCGCTCCACTGCCAGCTTTGTGATGATACACGCGGGTTCATTGATGGTGAAAAACTCAAAAAGATGAAGGAAAGCGCATTCCTTGTAAACACTGCAAGAGGAGCATTGGTCGACGAGGCCGCCCTTGCGGAAGCTCTGCGTGAAAAGCGGATCGCGGGAGCCGGGATAGATGTTTACAGTGTGGAACCTACATCAAGGGACAACCCCCTCTTTGCACTGGACAACATTATCTGTACGCCTCACCTGGCAGGATGGACCAATGAATGTCTTGCAAGGGAAACCCAGGGTACATCGGACTCCGTAATACAGATTCTTAAAGGGCTTGCTCCAGACAGCCTGCTCAACCCGGAGTATGTAAAAAATATCAAAAAGTAA
- a CDS encoding NAD(P)-dependent oxidoreductase, which yields MSGYFEHKVAAVTGAASGLGLGISEELLKRGAEAVFMGDFNEEGLKRESDRLNIQYPGKVFPILTDVTKLDQVQKLIFDAKKHAGHLDFLFNNAGMGLTLPTEKITFDIWKFIIDLNLMGVIHGTYTAIPVMREQGFGHIVNTGSIAGKIPIPYQAVYAATKSAVISMTECLQYELENDGLQFSVFCPGNVRTPIFAGVNPPADSVSVEEAVEYIFDEIEKGSLMIIFPEAVRRADYLYREKRDDFDKLMKQLADERRENYRTKGTYC from the coding sequence ATGAGCGGATATTTTGAACACAAAGTTGCAGCAGTTACAGGAGCGGCGTCAGGCCTTGGCCTGGGAATCTCTGAAGAGCTTTTGAAAAGGGGTGCTGAAGCAGTCTTCATGGGAGACTTCAATGAAGAAGGGCTCAAGCGTGAATCAGATAGGCTGAACATCCAATATCCCGGCAAAGTTTTTCCCATACTTACGGATGTCACTAAACTCGACCAGGTACAAAAACTAATATTTGACGCAAAAAAACATGCGGGTCATCTTGACTTTCTTTTCAACAACGCAGGTATGGGCCTTACCCTGCCGACAGAAAAGATCACCTTCGACATATGGAAATTCATAATAGACCTTAACCTGATGGGAGTGATCCACGGGACCTATACTGCCATTCCAGTAATGAGGGAGCAGGGATTCGGCCACATTGTCAATACTGGCTCCATCGCCGGAAAGATCCCCATTCCTTATCAGGCTGTTTACGCGGCGACCAAGAGCGCTGTCATATCTATGACAGAATGTCTCCAGTACGAACTGGAGAACGATGGACTGCAGTTCAGCGTTTTTTGCCCTGGAAATGTCCGTACCCCTATATTCGCAGGGGTAAACCCTCCCGCTGATTCAGTAAGCGTAGAAGAGGCTGTGGAATATATATTCGATGAGATCGAGAAAGGATCTCTCATGATCATATTCCCTGAAGCAGTGAGGCGAGCTGACTATCTTTACAGGGAAAAGAGAGATGATTTCGACAAGTTAATGAAACAACTTGCGGATGAAAGACGGGAAAACTACCGTACAAAGGGTACCTACTGCTAA
- a CDS encoding aldo/keto reductase, producing MEYVDFGKTGLRVSRFGLGCMRFPADEKEAIQMVRHAIDSGVNYIDTAYTYPGSEQIVGNALKNGYREKVCLVTKCPVAMSSCQKDMERYLDEQLKRLQTDYADIYLLHNLSPAVWEKVKKYDGADFLDKAAIKGKILHKGFSLHNSFEAFKEIIDYYPWDMTQIQLNILDEKNQAGGVEGLRYASSKGLPVTVMEPLRGGSLLKDAPKTVLDLVEEYFEKRSLAEWCFRWLYDQQEVSVVLSGTSNMEQLEDNLRIFSDSAPGVMSKEDKNLIDMIAKEYGSSVIIPCTDCKYCMPCSHGVMITAVFALYNKYRNTMDTSVKDHYKEVFFKPGRGADRCVSCGVCELHCPQGLKIRELLALAHEELLN from the coding sequence ATGGAGTATGTTGATTTTGGAAAAACAGGGTTAAGGGTATCTCGCTTTGGCCTTGGCTGTATGAGGTTTCCGGCAGATGAAAAAGAAGCGATACAAATGGTCAGGCATGCAATCGACAGCGGAGTCAATTACATTGATACGGCATACACATATCCCGGGAGTGAGCAAATAGTCGGAAATGCGCTTAAGAATGGTTACAGGGAAAAAGTATGCCTTGTTACAAAGTGCCCGGTTGCCATGTCTTCATGTCAGAAAGATATGGAAAGATATCTCGACGAGCAGCTGAAGAGGCTTCAGACAGATTATGCAGACATATATCTGCTCCATAACCTGAGTCCCGCGGTATGGGAAAAAGTTAAAAAATACGATGGAGCGGACTTTCTCGACAAAGCTGCAATAAAGGGGAAGATACTCCATAAGGGGTTCTCGCTTCACAACAGCTTCGAAGCCTTTAAAGAGATAATAGATTACTATCCCTGGGACATGACGCAGATACAGCTGAATATTCTTGATGAAAAGAATCAGGCCGGCGGTGTAGAAGGGCTTCGTTATGCCTCATCGAAAGGACTTCCTGTAACTGTGATGGAACCCCTGAGGGGAGGCTCCCTGCTGAAGGATGCTCCAAAGACCGTTCTGGATCTGGTCGAGGAATATTTTGAAAAACGATCCCTTGCAGAATGGTGTTTCAGGTGGCTTTATGACCAGCAGGAAGTATCAGTTGTCTTAAGCGGCACAAGCAATATGGAACAGCTTGAGGACAATTTGAGGATCTTCAGCGATTCGGCGCCGGGCGTAATGAGCAAAGAAGACAAAAATCTTATCGACATGATCGCAAAGGAGTACGGGAGCAGTGTCATCATACCCTGCACAGACTGCAAATACTGCATGCCCTGTTCGCACGGGGTAATGATAACGGCTGTCTTTGCCCTCTATAACAAATACCGCAATACCATGGACACATCGGTAAAAGACCATTATAAAGAAGTCTTCTTCAAACCCGGCAGGGGCGCGGACAGATGTGTATCCTGCGGCGTGTGCGAGCTTCACTGTCCGCAGGGGCTGAAGATAAGAGAACTTCTTGCCTTAGCGCATGAGGAACTTCTCAATTAA
- a CDS encoding purine-nucleoside phosphorylase, translating to MKILVSACLLGINSRYCGGGCLNEKIAALIGNHNLIPVCPEQLGGLPTPREPDEIREGRVFEKSGKENTDNFQKGAEETLRLARLLKVDMAILKQNSPSCGSSMIYDGTFSSKKIPGSGITASLLIENGIRVISEEDITELRELS from the coding sequence TTGAAAATTTTAGTCAGTGCGTGTCTGCTGGGTATAAATTCCAGATATTGCGGAGGAGGCTGCCTCAATGAAAAAATTGCCGCACTGATCGGAAACCACAACCTCATACCTGTATGCCCCGAACAGCTTGGCGGGCTGCCCACACCGAGAGAGCCGGATGAGATAAGGGAAGGAAGAGTCTTTGAGAAAAGCGGAAAAGAGAACACTGACAACTTCCAAAAAGGGGCTGAGGAAACGTTGAGACTTGCCCGGCTTCTTAAAGTTGACATGGCAATACTCAAGCAGAACAGCCCCTCGTGCGGATCTTCCATGATCTACGACGGAACTTTCAGCAGTAAAAAGATCCCCGGCTCAGGCATAACTGCATCTTTGCTTATCGAAAACGGCATCAGGGTGATCAGCGAGGAAGACATTACCGAGTTAAGAGAATTGTCTTAA
- a CDS encoding peptidase dimerization protein — translation MENELKAIAAMLKPEMIDFCQRLILVPSLPGEEKGVADLYLSEMKKLGYSDVFRDEWGNVVGIINGDLSGPSIMFNGHLDHVDTGDLSEWEGYDPYGGKIDVCGMFNQDMNGTEDAEVIHGRAASDVKGGGATMVYAGAALIALKKQGYKLAGRLIFTMTVLEEPAEMLGMLKLFDETFPQRGISPDVCISCEATSLKLYLGHRGRVEIQVTVSGVTSHGSAPWLGVNAVNSATKFIDKVEQVVEKEKSTDPELGKSSIALTVISCTPGSMCIVPDRCHITYDRRFTPDETVESCIKQIERVIDEISAEDKNFRAEVKIGAVMRTSYTGKSELMENKKEAWKLEKEHAVAKACAKGLAEAGQEVKFGYWDFGTDLPVAAVHHKIPSIGYSPMQEYYCHRPVDKVRIDYMEKALLGYVHIYNNLSKLSKEEFKL, via the coding sequence ATGGAGAATGAACTAAAAGCAATTGCAGCTATGCTGAAACCGGAAATGATAGATTTTTGTCAGAGGTTAATACTAGTCCCATCACTCCCAGGCGAAGAAAAAGGAGTAGCTGATCTTTATTTGTCCGAAATGAAGAAACTTGGCTACAGCGATGTTTTTAGAGATGAATGGGGCAATGTTGTAGGAATTATCAACGGAGATCTGTCCGGTCCTTCCATTATGTTCAACGGGCATCTTGACCATGTAGACACCGGGGATTTAAGTGAATGGGAAGGTTACGACCCCTACGGAGGCAAGATAGATGTCTGCGGGATGTTCAATCAGGATATGAACGGTACCGAGGATGCAGAAGTTATACATGGACGTGCTGCATCTGATGTAAAAGGCGGCGGTGCGACAATGGTTTATGCCGGAGCAGCACTAATTGCCTTAAAAAAACAGGGATACAAATTGGCAGGCAGGTTAATATTTACAATGACTGTTCTTGAAGAACCGGCAGAAATGCTTGGCATGCTGAAACTTTTTGATGAGACTTTCCCACAGAGAGGAATATCTCCCGATGTATGTATTTCTTGTGAGGCAACAAGTTTAAAACTTTACCTTGGGCATAGGGGGAGAGTCGAAATCCAGGTTACTGTTTCGGGTGTAACCTCCCATGGCAGCGCACCATGGCTTGGTGTAAATGCCGTAAATTCTGCCACCAAATTCATAGACAAGGTAGAACAGGTCGTTGAAAAAGAGAAATCCACTGATCCGGAACTTGGTAAATCAAGCATTGCACTCACAGTTATTTCCTGCACACCCGGATCGATGTGCATAGTCCCAGACAGATGCCATATAACCTATGACCGTCGTTTCACCCCTGATGAAACTGTTGAAAGCTGTATAAAACAGATAGAACGTGTAATAGATGAAATTTCTGCAGAAGACAAGAACTTTCGTGCTGAAGTAAAGATCGGTGCTGTAATGAGAACTTCATATACGGGCAAGTCAGAACTAATGGAAAACAAAAAGGAAGCATGGAAATTGGAGAAAGAACACGCTGTCGCAAAAGCATGCGCAAAAGGACTCGCAGAAGCAGGTCAGGAAGTTAAATTCGGTTACTGGGATTTTGGGACTGATCTGCCTGTAGCTGCAGTGCATCACAAAATTCCTTCGATCGGATATTCGCCGATGCAGGAGTATTATTGTCACAGGCCGGTGGACAAGGTCAGGATTGATTATATGGAAAAAGCTCTTTTGGGCTATGTGCATATATACAACAACTTATCAAAGCTAAGCAAAGAAGAATTTAAGCTGTAA
- a CDS encoding ornithine cyclodeaminase, with amino-acid sequence MDSRIEFLYLSEQDTIKVGVNNASECVEVCEEVFKLLAQGDYLMGGTNHNSHGIGIIFPKESEFPNMPTAGPDRRFFAMPAYLGGRFDVCGNKWYGSNAANSSKGLPRSILTVLLNDKDTGAPLCLMSANLLSAARTGAIPAVAVRRLGREDSEVCALLGCGPINKSCYRNIMTQAKTIKKVIFYDLFEDKAREIAEWAKKEYGVETEVSSDLPVLLGEADIVTVAASRIKPLFIEKKWLKKGALVLLSGPVRGDDEFWLESKIVYDHIGLHEAYVEEAVVSGDRKNYYSGVIGGPIYNLIDENKLPDLKDSVDLGHVILGAGEGRTNDEENIVFVACGMAVFDVAWGYELYRRALEKGIGQKLLLWDAPALS; translated from the coding sequence ATGGACTCAAGAATTGAATTTTTATATCTGTCGGAGCAGGACACTATCAAAGTAGGAGTCAATAATGCTTCAGAATGTGTTGAAGTCTGCGAAGAAGTTTTCAAACTTCTTGCGCAGGGAGATTACTTGATGGGAGGTACCAACCATAACAGCCATGGGATTGGCATAATTTTCCCGAAAGAATCTGAATTTCCCAATATGCCCACTGCGGGTCCGGACAGGCGTTTTTTTGCCATGCCGGCATATCTTGGCGGCAGATTTGATGTGTGTGGAAATAAATGGTATGGCTCGAATGCAGCCAATTCTTCCAAGGGCCTTCCACGGTCTATCCTTACTGTTTTGCTTAACGACAAGGATACAGGAGCTCCTCTCTGTCTCATGTCTGCTAATCTTTTAAGTGCTGCAAGGACCGGCGCTATCCCTGCTGTGGCGGTGCGCCGTCTGGGCAGAGAGGATTCGGAAGTTTGTGCACTTCTTGGCTGCGGACCAATTAATAAATCCTGCTATAGAAACATTATGACTCAGGCCAAAACTATTAAGAAAGTAATATTTTATGATCTGTTTGAAGATAAGGCCAGGGAGATTGCAGAATGGGCAAAGAAAGAATACGGGGTAGAAACAGAGGTTTCTTCCGATCTGCCTGTGCTTCTTGGCGAAGCTGACATTGTAACTGTTGCAGCTTCCCGCATAAAGCCGCTTTTCATAGAAAAAAAATGGCTTAAAAAAGGCGCGTTGGTACTCCTGTCAGGACCGGTCAGAGGAGATGATGAATTCTGGCTTGAGAGCAAAATAGTCTATGACCATATTGGACTGCATGAAGCATATGTAGAAGAAGCAGTGGTGTCCGGAGATAGAAAAAATTATTACAGCGGAGTTATCGGAGGTCCGATCTATAATTTGATCGATGAAAATAAACTTCCTGATTTAAAAGATTCTGTCGATCTGGGCCATGTAATTCTTGGCGCCGGCGAAGGCCGTACCAACGATGAAGAGAATATCGTTTTTGTGGCATGCGGAATGGCTGTATTTGACGTTGCCTGGGGCTATGAGCTGTACAGGCGGGCTCTTGAAAAGGGAATAGGACAGAAGCTGCTGCTTTGGGATGCACCTGCACTTTCCTAA